ttattgaagtatagttgacatacagtgttctgttagtttcaggtgtacaacatggtgatctGACAATTCAGTACATTACTCGGTGCTCACCACGAGAAGtgcagtcaccatctgtcaccacatatTAGTACAATACTATCGACTATGTTCCCTATCTCTactttcatctccatgacttacttattctataactagaagtttgtacctcctaATCCCTAATTTAAGTGgtgaaaaaaaagtcatacttCTAAAAAGCAAATTCTGACTCTCCAAGGATTATCATTTTGAAAACTGTATAGGAGCATCTGAAAAATCGTGTCCTGACCTTGTAAGGGTACATTTCTACCCCTATAAAATAATGTGGAAAGCTAAGAAAATTATTTGGATTTTCCTGTCACTTGACTTTTCCTGTCACGAGCTAATTCAGGGAAAGGCAAAGTTGGCTGATGAATAATGGGCCACATTGCCTTGAGTCTCTCCTGGCttccacaaaaacagaaacaataacaaacatatcttttttcttcctctatctcCCAaactttcttcctcccttctccttcctggcAGCTGTTTGATAACAGGATTCCATCTGCATATGAAACACTATTTAGTAGGATCCTCAAGAAGAATTCTTTAGTAGTACCTTTTTACTTTACATAGATTCTTCATAGAATTTAAAATAGTGCAGcccattttatttaaagtgtAAATTTTAATCTGTGTGGAGAGGCAGGCTGGATTTCTTAAGTTCTTTTTTAGTATATGGGTTCTATCTAGTTCAACTTGAGAATAAAGCAGATGGGGAGCTCCATCAATGCCTATATGGAATGAGAACCTTTAGAAGTAAACGTGTAAAATAGTGcaccttaaaaatcttttaaaggtgTAGTCATGCATCATAGTTAAGCATGGTGGTAAAagacttttttgtgtttttatttttgtttttttgtcgatttttttatttttgtcgaTAAAGACAGTTCATGCCTTAGATTAAATGCCTTAAGAAATAAATTCAAGTATTATACCACTGCATGCATATCCAGTCATGGTAACCATTCACTTTCAGGTCTTTGATTTGGAAGAGTTGGAAAAGATTATATACTTTCCAGCTTTCCAAAGGTCATTTctaaatccttttttcttttgtatatctaTCAAAGTTTAGGAATGGATACATatcaaatttaaatttgtttaaatttaaaccTAAATTTAATCCTTTGCCCATAATTGTGataattgttatttattcatttattttgagagagagacagagagagcaagcaggggaggagcagagagagaggaggagcagagaggctctgtcagcacagagcccagtgtggggcttgaattcatgaactgtgagatcatgacctgagctgaaatcaagagtcggatgtttaaccaactgagccacccaggcaccccttgataattttaattcattaacaACAACTGTGgaacaaataattaaatttaaagtgAGTTACAGAAatagttttgtttgtatttcttggCCCTCTGCCTTTATTACAAAAGTTGGATTTATACGTTTaggtttataaattaaataaattttaaatttatttaaatttatataaatgttatagtTTATAGGTTATatctataattaaattttattactttagggttttttaacaagaagtaaaaaaaaaaagtcaccattgTCAAAACTGTCATAAATTACCTTAGAatgcttttccttatttctttggAATTCTTCCCCACTCCATTTTAGAAATTTGTGAACATTTGTATAATAGTATAGATACTATAGATACTATACTATAATAGTACAGATACTCCTCTGGTTAATGTTAAGTAGAATTAATAATTGGAAGAGCTCTACATTATTAGCATAATGCAAATTTTAGCATGCAAATATTTTAGTGTGGTCTGTTCCAGAGACCTTATATAAATATCTTCAGGGATATATTTAGGAATTTGTTTTCCCCAAACATTACCCAGAGATtttatagcaatatttttctagccCTGAGTAAGATGACCTCCCCAGAAGTTATACTGGCTCACTTCAGCAGTGAATTGGTGACAATtcacaaatacttgttgaattctCAATTACAGTAATTTATCTAAGAGGTTTGTGTAGTTTGAAAGTCCACCTTCACCCCCCACCCATCACATCATTATATTATACAGAGGTAACATCTTAGTGTTAGAAAATGGCAGTTGCTTTACTATTTAAATTAACTAAACCTTATAATACCATTTTTCCCCCACATAGGTATAGTATCACTATTTATAGATGAAAGAATTTCATATTCTGACCagtgaaataatataataataataataacttgagATTCATGGTTCTTCAGATACTTGGTCAATCAGTTTCTAAaccaaagataaattttataaatagtaCGTCATTGTGACATAAGTTAGAGATTTTAATTGCAAATTCAACCACCCAGAGTTCATGCCCATCTTCTCTCTTGCTGAATATCTATAAAGGACAGTACTTGTAATCCCTCTACTAGACAGAATCACTACAGTCCTAGAACTGAATATTGTGCTCGAAAGTCCAGGAAGCCAACCCCACCCTGATACCTGTGAGAGTGAGAGCTGGAGTGGGCAGGAGAGGGCCAGCAGCCCAAACTCCACCTCAACCTTACCGTGCCACTGCTGCCGAAACACGTGGTCTAGAaacctttctttcctcctggctTTCTTCCCGTGAGGACTTCCCGATCCCAGGCTCTAGCAGGAttgttctgcattttattttcaggTCATCACAGGTAGCAAGGACTTTGTTGTTTCTATGACAGTTTTAACCTattaataaatagacaaatatgtTAATAAATGCTTTACCTCCTTAACTTTTTGCATCCCTCAAGGTCGTCACAAATGACGTTCCATGGGTGAAGTGGAGCATGTGATCGTCACTGTCACCATTTTTACAAACAATAGTAATGATGAGTCTTTTGTTTTTGCCGCAGGTCTATATATGCAGCAACAATATTCAAGCTCGACAACAGGTTATTGAACTTGCCCGTCAGCTGAATTTCATTCCTGTTGACTTGGGATCATTATCATCAGCCAGGGAGATTGAAAATTTACCCCTGCGACTATTTACTCTCTGGAGAGGGCCAGTGGTGGTAGCCATAAGTCTAGCcacgtttttctttctttattcctttgtcaGAGATGTGATACACCCATATGCTAGAAACCAGCAGAGTGACTTTTACAAGATTCCTATTGAGATTGTGAATAAAACCTTGCCCATAGTTGCCATTACTTTGCTGTCCCTAGTATACCTAGCAGGTCTCCTGGCAGCTGCGTATCAGCTTTATTATGGCACCAAATATAGGAAATTTCCACCTTGGTTGGAGACCTGGTTACAGTGTAGAAAACAGCTTGGATTACTAAGTTTTTTCTTCGCTTCGGTCCATGTTGCCTACAGCCTCTGCTTACCAATGAGAAGGTCAGAGAGATACTTGTTTCTCAACATGGCTTATCAGCAGGTATGGAATGTGCTCGTTATTTACTGGATACTAGTAAAATACCTTATCagtatttctgtaaaatgtaAGATTTAAAGTAGTGTGAGCTTTTACACATCTTGTAATAGAAATTTTGGTATATTTAGGGAGGGGAAAGAATTATTCTTCACACAGTGTTTCTGTTTAAGAATTATGTGGCTGATCCAAAATCATTTAGGATAAAAACTGCTACTATACCTTTCTTTGAAGagtaagaacagaaataaaggattcaattctttcatttttttttgatgttatgATTGCAGTGATTGTTTTCAGCATTAAACGTGagttaatgttttataattgGCCATGTTCCATGGAACAATGAGGCATCTCTCAGTAAATATATGCGACAAAATTACAACTagtgaaaatacaaaacagaatagGAAGCCAAGATCAGGAGACATACATTTGTAAGGCTTTTGACATCAAAAAAGCTGAAAAGATACTTTGGTGAAGCTTTAGTTACTCAGGTGAACCGTTATAGCACTTAGCTCTTCAAGAAAATCTCAGGGAAAGCTTCATGGAAGGAGCTTGATGATGGAGCCAAGTATGATTTTCCTCAATAATTCCCACTGAGCAAATGTAACATAAAGGGTTTCACTGAAGTTATCTGCTGTAGCATTTACCTGTGACAGCCAAGGACACTGCACCAAAACAAATGTGAGCTTTTGCGTTTTATAAGGAACCAAGGCATCATGATCCAGCTTTGTAGCACTAGATACTTAGGCCTGTTTCAACAATTTCAACctaaagttatttgaaaaaaatttggtAAATTGATGTTCTTGAAGCCATTGTCTCTGTAAAAATACCCCTTCCCCTAACTGAATGCTAAGGCTTTGCTATCTGCTGCACCAGCTCCCTCACTGGTTGATAAGTTGTTTGCTCAGATCTCACCTTCTCAGGGACACTGAGCCTGGACACCCTTTTAAATTCTGCTATGCGCTTCTGATTCAACCCCTagactcttcctcctccctccagtccctcctcctctgctctacCTTCACTCTTTTCAATAGCATTTATCACCTCCTAATAcactttgttttccttgttgattATATTTACTGTTGTCTGCCTCCTCTTATCAGAACATTATTTCATGAGGGGAGGGacctttgtccattttgttcactgatagATGCCTAATgcctagaactgtgcctggcacatcgtAAGGCACTCCCAAAGTGTATTTGTggggtgaatgaatgaaccaggAGGCCAGGTAGATCCGGGTTGTAAGCTGTAGGTATGTCCTACCGAGGTATGTCCTTGTTCTGTATTGTTGTATAGATGTCAAAAAAGGTATCAAACAAGAGCCTTTTTCCACAGAGGAGCTCTGTGGCTTTCTTCGGGATGTTGGTATGATTGTTCCAGGGACCTCATGCTCAGaactagcttttctttttttatttcaagtttgcTTGGTTAACTGGAACTGGACAAAGTTAAACTGTTTTAAGTTAGAGTCTGTTATCCAtgaacagattttatttaaaacaaagcttTAACCCAAGGAGTCCAACCCTTGATGTATACTCTAATCATATGGTTTACatgtaaataaacctttttttaagtaaatagacAATTCTAAAAGTAATCCCTGTGCAGAATACCACATATTCAGAGTTAATCAAGTCTGACttgattatatatgtattatcaaTGTAAGGGAAAGACATTTGGAGAAGTACTATATCCGAGTGAGGCAACTGAATAGTTGGAAAAGTATATTGATGAGGCAATTcaagagaataaatatttgcGTTCGGTATGATTTTATCCATATGGAAATCTCAGCTTCCTGaagaaaagaagttaagaaaaaagagataaattaacatataaatattcttcatgtgagagaggaagatagaggcATAATTTAGAAATTCTCTTCCTGAGTTCTGAGTTGATCTAAGACCAGaatgtatccaaaatatttaaccGAGTTTAAACCAACTTGGAGAAGTCCCTCAAAACTAATTGTAACTGCCAGTACGTTTTTTATGTCACCTTGGAACCAACCGCTTGGCATTCATGGTCTTGGGACTTCAGGCCAGGAATGATGGTGAATTATAATGCAGATGGTAGATTTACTCACCCCCTTACACACAtgcaaggaaagagagaatcttagtcCTCCTTTTATTTaactccctcttctcttttccccacacCTGGAACAATAACATCCACTAATAAGTTCTCCATCATAGTCTTAAATTGAAATAATGCAACTTGAATATATCCATATATGATGTATTCTCATGCCAAGAGTGAACTGTGCTGAATCAGTTAATGTTCTgccaaataaaagaaattcacaTTTGCTCTCATCAGGTTCATGCAAATATCGAGAACTCTTGGAACGAGGAAGAAGTTTGGAGGATTGAAATGTATATCTCCTTTGGCATAATGAGCCTTGGCTTACTCTCCCTCCTGGCAGTCACCTCTATCCCTTCAGTGAGCAATGCTTTAAACTGGAGGGAATTCAGTTTTATTCAGGTATGTGGGTTGAGGGATTGGGCGGCATAGAATTTAAGTGTTAAATacagtttaattttaaatatgcttcTTATAAAAGAGTGCCTTTGGGGCTGCATTTATACATGTAGCTCAAGGAACAAAAACTGCTGGAAGCCAGCTTAGGACCATTTGGGTTTAGTTAGTAAAAGACCAGTACAGGATTCTACTAGAAGACTCTGATAGCACTGCTTACTATGTTACGGGTtaaggttattttaaaaagaaaaaaaatgaaagtggggaTGGGTAAGCTTAGATCAAGGTTAGTGCCAAAAGTCAGTTTGTTATTAGACCAAtgagtgaataattattttacattttgagcCACCTTGATCTTTCTagaaaaatctcattaatttGAATTCAAGTTGGGGAGAAGGCGAGTCTGAATATTGTAAAAGAaaggtgtgtgtatacacacaaacacaagcaGTGGAAATTAGGTAACTGGGCTGCTGGGTTATGACAAGCAACCAGCCTTATGGATCTTGTtagtatatgtatttaatatatgagttgtatatatgtgtatatgagtACACATAAAGGGTTTTCAAAGTAGCACTGTGTTCTTTAATAAACAATTCACCTTCTCTAGTAATGGTTATTTAataaatttgcctatttttaaaacatgtaattcAAACTTAGACCCTACCTATATTATCACAAAGTCAGGACTGGTTGTATCCAAGTAGTTTATAGCACAATATGTGGATGACTGTCATTGGGTAGtacactaaattttattttgtttttgcctatTTGCTCAATTCATCTAAAGAACTCATTTAAGTTAAGGGCATATCCCTGTCTaaattaacttttcctttttgaaggCAAGAAGATGTGAAAACTTTTCCCATTGTTAGCTTAATCGCATCTGAAAAGAGATAGAAGGCCCTCTGATAAAGGGTGTTAGACGGATGCAAATTATCATTAAATAGAGATGAGTAACTGCCAAACAGGACAATTTTCTGCTAGTTGATCCTTTCCCAGTGAAGTTAGACATTACATCATTATACTGATGTAATGTTACACAGACCATTTTGTCAAAGTAAGCAATCAAACATAATAATTTAGGGAACCCAGAATGCTGGCCTTTTAGATTTTCACCTATAAACTAACAGAAGTACTCttaatataaatttcatttaatgtgGTCAATAAAGCCACATGTTTGAAATGCTATTCATATTATATACTAATActataatatttttcatgttcaATATTTACATGTTTACTTTCAACTAGTATATTTATGTGAggcagggtgtgggggggagTGTATATGAATGAGAATGCCCTTcagcattcacacacacacatacatacatactatttttttaatacacacaACTGGTGGAAATGTGGATAACCTTCATAAAGAAGTTTGGCAGTTTTCATCAGTATCCTTAAGGAAAACCCAGATGTTTTCACCAGTAATCCCACTATTAGAAACAAgttataagaaaataaaccaagaTATAGAGAAGGGCTTATAGTTGAGGAAAGTTGGAAACAGAGTAAATGATCTGTTGGAAACAGagtaaatgagtaaacaaaaaaggaaaggtcggggcgcctgggtggcgcagtcggttgagcgtccgacttcagccaggtcacgatctcacggtctgggagttcgagccccgcgtcgggctctgggctgatggctcagagcctggagcctgtttccgatcctgtgtctccctctctctctgcccctcccccgttcatgctctgtctctctctgtcccaaaaataaataaacgttgaaaaaataaataaataaataaataaataaaaaaggaaaggtcaAGTAAATTGTAACACATCCATTCAGTGGGATATTACATAACATTAAGgtcaaatttttcatatttaatgacATGAGGAGAAAGTTCTTGATATAAAATAATCACAGTATCAAGCTATATGCAGTATGGTCTTATTTGTATAAGATGtgcagatatataaataaatatatatgaaatatatgaagatattaaaattctttaattcaGGAGAGAACAAAGAGTAGCTCaataatttaagataaaatagTTTTAGCACACTGTAAACATGAGTGTAGCTGGATAGGTTAATTTATATGAGTTTGAATAACTTcttatactttgtttctttttcttcctcctctacccAAGTCTACGCTTGGATACGTTGCTCTGCTCATAAGTACTTTCCATGTTTTAATTTATGGATGGAAACGAGCTTTTGAAGAAGAGTACTACAGGTTTTATACACCACCAAACTTTGTTCTTGCTCTTGTTTTGCCCTCAGTTGTAATTCTGGGTAAGATCATTTTACTCCTTCCATGCATAAGCCAAAAgctaaagagaattaaaaaaggTTGGGAAAAGAGCCAATTTCTGGAAGAAGGTATTGGAGGAGCAGTTCCTCATCTCTCACCAGAGAGGGTTACAGTAATGTGATGATAAATGGTGCTCATTGATGCCATATAGAATTCTGCTCATGccattatttttatgacttcctttatgttcatttgCAAGTGCATTGTCAAATTGATGTGGGCTGAAATCCTTACAGTAAGATCTCAATCAAATTAGTGGCAGAACTttcttgaaattaattttcacaGAGATCAATTTTGGCAATATGAATTTTTGTGGTCAacttatatgttttgttttacacAACCATAACActcttgttattttaataaactgTATTCCATAATCAGGCAAAAATATTTATGGCGAATAATATAGATATAAcctaatgttaaaaaaactttacAAACCAGCAGAATTTTAAGTGTTAATATAATTGaatggatgcattttttttttcctgaagcttACTTAAGGTTTTAATTGTCATCCAGCTTAAGAAATAGAAACACATAATCATACATTAACTTTAAGAAAGGACATGTGATATTAGCATCTAGGTAAGGGTGAATGGTAACATTCCTATATTTTTCTCATAAGATAGGGTTTGAAGAATGTAATTAATTGTATGAACCAGTGTGCTTTGTgaacaaacacaaattaaaaaaaacaaattgaatcTGACGTATTTGAAATGCAAAGGAGACATGAAATACATACTGATAATATGTACCTTATGAAAGATTTCATTCCTTATCTTTTTACAGAGCAGTTTCATTTGCATATTAATATGTTGATTTGGGAGAAGACTGTGATATTTGGCTTCCAAAACTGATTTTTCTACTATAGTACCAATCCAGGGAATCTTACAGTTGTTTCTAGTGACAGGGAGGGTATTAAGTTTATACACAAGGGGTTGTTTGTCAGCTGATCTATGTTGTTGTACATTAGCCAGTCCCCACTCTCTGGTATATGATTTTATTGATGTTCACTGAGGGATTATAATATGCCAGGTACTGTTGTAAGCACTTTACTCGTACTGTCCCATCTAATATTTACAACTCCATGACAGAGGTTGTTATATCCTCATTTTACataggagaaaacagaaggacagaaaagcaatttgcccaaggtcacacagttagtaagaGCCAGAGCCAGCATTTAATATGTAGACAGTCATATTTCCGAGGCTACGGTTTTAACCATGAGGCTAATGGCCCCTGCTCCATCCTTGTGCATTCATTACCATCATGATGCCAATCTAGATGCTTCCTCTTTTGTCAGTAAAGGCACTGACATTCTTCACAGTGTTCTGTGGgtatcaaaaatatatgaaaatattacagTCATAAATTTATTATTGATTGTGGGATAATCTACAGTTCCTCACCTTGCAAGAGGTTCTTGCTTGGGACCTGACCCTGGAGACCTATGGCAGTCCATATGACCCTATGCAGTGAGGGACTCCAGCAGGGTAGGACCatagcagttttttgttttttgtttttttttttttaaattttttttttaacgtttatttatttttgagacagagagagacagagcgtgaacaggggaggggcagagagagagggagacacagaatctgaaacaggctccaggctctgagctgtcagcacagagcccgacgcggggctcgaactcacagatcgtgagatcatgacctgagccgaagtcagacgcttaaccgaccgagccacccaggcgccccaggaccatAGCAGTTTTAACGAATGGCTAAGGACCTGCAGAATCTTAAAAGTCCCTGAAGAGTTGGTcatcccttttttctctccctgagaAGTCCTCCTGCCTGTTCAACCATTCATGAGGGAGCAGTTTGGAAGCATGAAGGATATTAAGAAAAGTGGTTAATTATAAATCTACTCTAGAGACATATAATCATACAAATTATTCATAGAAATTTTCAGTGCTGACACTCCAcattaaaattgcattttgttCAAACTTTGATTAGAATGccctacatttttttcatttgttccttccttattaaaatagaaaactgcaGACAAGATACAATTATATgcattatgtaattatatatccTGAAATTATAACATTTCTAAACTTATACCCACTGAAGTACTACTGAATGCAACTGCCAAAATAAAAGTTCTGTTTAATGGAGGCTACCTTTCCCATCATTGGCTCTTTCCCTCCTATTGCACCCTGTCAATTTGGTAAATCACTCATGATTCTCTGGTGTTCTCTTCTTGGTGAATTTTAGTATCTTGTACTTCTTAATTGAgctctccctttttaaaattttaattctattttttccctcttc
This sequence is a window from Prionailurus bengalensis isolate Pbe53 chromosome A2, Fcat_Pben_1.1_paternal_pri, whole genome shotgun sequence. Protein-coding genes within it:
- the STEAP2 gene encoding metalloreductase STEAP2, producing the protein MESISMMGSPKNLSETFLPNGINGIKDARKVTVGVIGSGDFAKSLTIRLIRCGYHVVIGSRNPKFASEFFPHVVDVTHHEDALTKTNIIFIAIHREHYTSLWDLRHLLVGKILIDVSNNMRINQYPESNAEYLASLFPDSLIVKGFNVVSAWALQLGPKDASRQVYICSNNIQARQQVIELARQLNFIPVDLGSLSSAREIENLPLRLFTLWRGPVVVAISLATFFFLYSFVRDVIHPYARNQQSDFYKIPIEIVNKTLPIVAITLLSLVYLAGLLAAAYQLYYGTKYRKFPPWLETWLQCRKQLGLLSFFFASVHVAYSLCLPMRRSERYLFLNMAYQQVHANIENSWNEEEVWRIEMYISFGIMSLGLLSLLAVTSIPSVSNALNWREFSFIQSTLGYVALLISTFHVLIYGWKRAFEEEYYRFYTPPNFVLALVLPSVVILGKIILLLPCISQKLKRIKKGWEKSQFLEEGIGGAVPHLSPERVTVM